From the genome of Rhododendron vialii isolate Sample 1 chromosome 10a, ASM3025357v1:
agatgtgttttgaaaccgcaatgtggccggacttggtagcccattgtgtgtatgaaaacccgCGAtgaggccggacttggtagcccatcgtgtggattgtgaaaactgcaacgtggccggacttggtagcccgttgtgtgaatgaaaactcgcaatgtggtcggacttagtagcccattgcgtggattgtgaaaaccacaatgtggccggacttggtagcccattgtgaagattgccaatggggctggacgtggtagcctcattggtaatatggcttggttatccgcggagaggagccaatgcagattttgtgtgccaatggaaatccggtgcggcagaaccattgtgaggatactcgggagaccggaacggcggaaccgaggttgggtgtgtaaaaatgattttggaaatgatacCGCGGtatatgaaaagtgaaaagtgaaaatgagacacagtttacgatgagtcacgtaggagaaactcagaaaatcatggacaccaacgctaggaagatagcgaatgtggatgtgtcattgttattcatttatgcaTGAGTTATGTGACAATCATGAGTTTGTGTGCTATATCTATGACCTGctatttgtaagttatgggttagcgggtatgagattgttctgctgagctttcgtagctcatggtgttacctttggtgaccctgacatattatactggtggcgacgctggtataatgtgtcagactttgtagatgatcaaggtgagctgtacaccttggaggcctttggtgCTGAGGagttggctaggatggaggagcaggcagagctgtagttaggaaccctagtttccctccctcgtgtaataaaagtactcttgtgagaattatgatgtaataagagccagactctgtttagaattttaataaaattatctatttaacgtacccaaaattcgaggcgttacagaattggttttgtgttttcatAAAACCTTTTCAGGTATTCAGGGTTGAAAGAAGGTTGTCATTATATGTAGAAGATTCCAGTAGTTATGGCCAAATAATAAAAGGGTGTGATGATAAGTGGCATGTGTGTGTTAGCCACATTGATGTATTTTACTTATTGTAGTTCAAAGTTTGTACTGGGTTCGGACTCTAGCAAGCTCTGTTGTAATATATCTTAATTTATAGACTTGAGagtttttagaataaaattttaTGGTTGTTGATATCAAGGCCTATGGTGATTTTTAAATCATTGGCCATGTCACGGATTTTACCCTTCAaatttgggtcgtgacagagttggtatcagagcctaggtcgtaaaatattttttctaaaacTCAGAGCTATAGGTTGCGTATACCTTGGGCAAGCTATAGACAAATTCAATATGTGCTTATTCACTATCATATAGTAACACTTAAGTTTAAATTTTGAACACTTTGGTAACCATTAACAACTTCTATAGTATGGACCCGATCGATCTTATGGACAATTATGGAGAGTTCCGAATCTACTAGTCTCAAGGACAACCTTATATGGATGTGTATAAATTTGCATAAGAGTTTGATAAAATTAACGTGTGCGATGCAATAAAATTGGTATAATATACGCTTTTTCGATAAAGTGTTAcgcttgtttttgttgtttagtTATTAGAATGGCCAACGGCGATGACTCGGGGTCAACAACCTTACCTTACCAACCGAGGACAACAACGACAGATTAATAAAGCTAGAGGGAATGACGGCCAATTTGGCTGGCGTCATTCAGAATTCGCAGCAACAAACGCTACAGCCACCTCCCCCACCTCTAGCAGGAATAGAAATccctccaccacctccaccagTGATTCTAAGACAGGAAGGTGAACCAAATGTAAGGGAGTTCCTCAAACTGAAGCCCCCAACCTTTAGTGGAGGGATGGATGCCAGAATTGTCAAATCTTGGATTTCAGCTCTTGAAAAGATCTTTAAGGTAATGCGCTGCAATGATCAACAAAAGGTGGTGTTGGCAGCCTATCAGTTGCAAGGCGAAGCAGAACGATGGTGGGAAATAATTGAGCCTCAGAATCGAAGAATCAACTGGAGGCAGTTTCTCGAGTTGTTCAAAGGAAAATATCTCCCTCAATCGGTCCAAGATGCGAAGTCTACAGAGTTTCAACAATTGAAGCAACGTGGATTTATGTCGGTAGCCGCATATGAAGCCGAATTTACTAATCTCGTTGAGTATGCGCCGCACATAGTCGCTGATGAAAATAAGAAGGCTCGAAAGTTTGAGGATGGATTGAAGTACGAAATTAGGAAAGTTGTGCGACCAATGAGGCTGCCAACGTATGCTGATGTGGTGGATCGAGCTCTATCGGTGGAACAAGAGATTGAAGAATCAAGGAGATTCACTAAGAATCGTAAAAGACAAAATTTTGGCATTAGAAACAAGAATGGAGGAGGagcaaacaagaaacaaaacacCGAACCAACGAAGAATAATAGACAAGGTGGAAATCATATAGCACCAAAGTGTCGAACCTGTGGAAGAGAACATTTTAGAGCCTGTCGTGTAAACATCACTTGTTATGCTTGTAGCCGCTAGAGGCACTACAAAAGTGAATGTCCTAATCTTGCGAGTGGAGCAAATGCGATACCAATCAATCAGACTACAGGAGTCGGGAAGGCCAACACTTGAGTCCAAGGTTGAGCCTTTACCTTGGTACCGGGAGACCCACGTAACGATGAAATTGTGTTGGCAGGTAATATGTTGTTATGTTCGTTACCCGCTTACATATTGTTAGACTTCGGGTCCTTGCATTCCTTTGTATCATTGAAATTTTCCATGAAACTCCCCACTCAACCCGAGCCCCTTGGGTTCAAACTCTCAGTCTCGCAACCTATGAGTAGCAGTACGATCTGCACGATAGTCCATAAGGACTATGACTTATGTTTTGGCGATATCCATCTTTCTACAGATCTCATACCCCTAGAGATGAGTCATTTTGACATCATTCTCGGTATGGACTGGCTATCCGTTAATCATGTCTCTATCGATTGTGCCCACAAAAACGTTATCATCAAAAGCTCTAACCGTGAATTTTGCTTCAAGGGTATGGGAGTAACTTCACCTTCGTACTTAGTATCTGTCGCTCAAGCCCGACGATTACTTAAGAAAGACTGTCAAGGTTTTCTTTGCAATGTCTTATCAACACCAGCGAAAGAATTAAAACTTTCTGATATCCTCGTAGTTAAGGAGTTCGCGGATGTTTTTCCTGAAGATCTACCTAGGATACCTGTGGATCGAGAGATTGAATTCACCATAGAGGTGGCCCCAGGGACCCAACCAGTTTCAAAGGCTCCGTATCATATGGCCCTTGTTGAGCTGAAGGAACTAAAGATTCAGTTGCAAGAGTAACTTGACAAAGGATTTATTAGGCCAAGTACCTCACCATGGGGTGCCCTTGTCCTCTTTGTCAAAAAGAAGGATGGAACGATGAGACTATGCATCGACTGTAGAGAGCTAAATAAGTTGACAATCAAGAATAAGTATCTGTTACCAAGAATCGATGATCTTTTAGACTAGTTACAAGGAGCTCAAGTATTCTTAAAAATTGATCTACAATCCGGATATCATCAATTGAAGGTAAAGGCTGAAGACGTGGAGAAGACGGCATTTCGGACTCGCTACGGCCATTTTGAGTTCCTTGAAATGCCCTTTGGTGTTACAAATCCCGTAGCATTCATGGACCTGATGAATTGCGTCTTCAAGAATTACTTGGATGAGTTTGTAATTGTCTTCATCGATGACATCCTTGTATACTCCAAAGACGAGGCTCAGCATGCAGTACATTTGCGGAAGGTGTTGCAGACATTACAAGAGCAGAAACTATACGTTAAATTCAAGAAGTGTGAGTTCTGGCTAAATAAGGTGGCATTTTTAGGACATGTCATTAGTGGCGAAGGGGTCTCTGTAGATCCCCAGAAGATTGAGGCTATCGTGAACTGGCCGTGACCTACTACCGTGACAGAAGTAAGGAGTTTCTTGGGCCTCGCGAGCTATTATCGAAGATTCGTTCAGGACTTCTCCAAGATTGCATGCTGTTGACTGAATTGACTCAAAAAGGCGAACCATTTGTTTGGACGAAAAAACGCGAGCAAAGTTTCCAGGAGTTGAAGCGGAGACTTACCACAGCATCGATCCTTACACTTCCTGACGGAGTGGAAGGTTTTGCCATTTACAGCGATGCGTCACGACAGGGTTTGGAATGTGTGATAATGCAACACGGCAAAGTCATTGCTTATGCTTCATGACAATTGAAGTCACATGAGAAGAATTATCCTGTACACGATCTCGATTTAGCGGCCGTGATCTTTGCACTAAAAATTTGGCGACACTATTTGTATGGAGTCTCTTGTGACATCTACACcgaccacaaaagtttgaagtaCATTTTCACACAAAAGGAGCTAAACATGAGGCAACGACGATGGTTGGAGCTGATCAAGGACTACGACGTCAATATTCAGTATCACCCTGGGAAGGCAAATATCGTAGCAGATGCTCTCAG
Proteins encoded in this window:
- the LOC131303045 gene encoding uncharacterized protein LOC131303045, giving the protein MTANLAGVIQNSQQQTLQPPPPPLAGIEIPPPPPPVILRQEGEPNVREFLKLKPPTFSGGMDARIVKSWISALEKIFKVMRCNDQQKVVLAAYQLQGEAERWWEIIEPQNRRINWRQFLELFKGKYLPQSVQDAKSTEFQQLKQRGFMSVAAYEAEFTNLVEYAPHIVADENKKARKFEDGLKYEIRKVVRPMRLPTYADVVDRALSVEQEIEESRRFTKNRKRQNFGIRNKNGGGANKKQNTEPTKNNRQGGNHIAPKCRTCGREHFRACRVNITCYACSR